A section of the Streptomyces sp. NBC_00178 genome encodes:
- a CDS encoding aminotransferase class V-fold PLP-dependent enzyme, translating into METPAIDQVTAAEFAPETTYLNTSSCGILPRRTVAAVLALAEDNAAGRPAGAGSFEAVDAARSGFARLAGVGPDRVAVGGSVAAHVGIVAASLPSGAEVLAPEGEFSSVVSPFAVRGDLKMRYVPLEELAEAVRPGTALVAFSSVQSADGRIADLDAVRAAAAAHGARTLLDASQSAGWLPLDAAAYDYTVTGGFKYLLCPRGTSFLTVTEEAQPALPSLYAGWVAAEDRWNSTYGPVGRLAVDARRFDAAVAFFAYHGAEQSLGLLHEIGPDALYARATGLAARFREGLASIGHEAVPGDSAVVAVPGLGHREPELAAAGVMISARAGNLRASFHLYNTEADVDRALDVLTG; encoded by the coding sequence ATGGAGACTCCCGCGATCGACCAGGTCACAGCCGCAGAGTTCGCCCCCGAGACCACCTATCTCAACACCTCCAGCTGCGGCATCCTGCCGCGCCGGACCGTCGCGGCCGTCCTGGCGCTGGCCGAGGACAACGCGGCCGGCCGGCCGGCCGGTGCGGGCAGTTTCGAGGCCGTGGACGCGGCCAGGTCCGGGTTCGCCCGGCTTGCCGGTGTCGGCCCGGACCGGGTCGCCGTCGGCGGTTCCGTCGCAGCCCACGTGGGGATCGTCGCGGCCTCGCTGCCCTCGGGTGCGGAAGTCCTGGCGCCGGAAGGGGAGTTCAGCTCCGTCGTCAGCCCGTTCGCGGTGCGCGGCGACCTGAAGATGCGCTACGTCCCGCTGGAGGAGCTGGCCGAAGCGGTGCGCCCCGGGACCGCGCTCGTCGCCTTCTCGTCCGTCCAGTCGGCCGACGGCCGGATCGCCGATCTGGACGCGGTCCGCGCCGCTGCCGCCGCGCACGGGGCCCGGACGCTCCTCGACGCGAGCCAGTCGGCGGGCTGGCTGCCGCTGGACGCGGCGGCGTACGACTACACCGTCACCGGCGGCTTCAAGTACCTGCTGTGCCCCCGGGGCACGTCGTTCCTGACCGTGACCGAGGAGGCGCAGCCCGCCCTCCCGTCGCTCTACGCGGGCTGGGTCGCGGCCGAGGACCGCTGGAACAGCACGTACGGGCCGGTCGGGCGGCTCGCCGTCGACGCACGGCGTTTCGACGCGGCGGTGGCGTTCTTCGCGTACCACGGGGCCGAGCAGTCGCTGGGCCTCCTGCACGAGATCGGGCCGGACGCGCTGTACGCCCGTGCGACCGGGCTCGCCGCGCGGTTCCGCGAAGGGCTGGCGTCGATCGGACACGAGGCGGTGCCCGGCGACTCCGCGGTCGTGGCGGTGCCGGGCCTGGGGCACCGTGAACCCGAGCTCGCCGCGGCGGGGGTCATGATCTCCGCCCGGGCGGGGAATCTGCGGGCCTCGTTCCACCTCTACAACACGGAGGCCGACGTCGACC
- a CDS encoding DsbA family oxidoreductase yields the protein MRVEIWSDIACPWCYIGKARFEKGLAGFAHRDEVEVVHRSFELDPGRAKGDTEQVIDMLAQKYGRTPEEARGMEANVAANAQAEGLGYRTEGRDHGNTFDIHRLLHFAKARGRQDELLSLAYRANFAEERSVFDDSVLADLGVEAGLDAEEVRAVLADPEAYADDVRADEREAAEFGANAVPFFVLDRRYGISGGQPSEVFAQALEQAWKDREVSALVPLGEDGVVCDTDGACEVPGSGAQV from the coding sequence ATGCGCGTCGAGATCTGGAGCGACATAGCCTGCCCGTGGTGCTACATCGGCAAGGCCCGCTTCGAGAAGGGCCTGGCCGGGTTCGCCCACCGCGACGAGGTCGAGGTGGTGCACCGTTCCTTCGAGCTCGACCCCGGCCGAGCCAAGGGCGACACCGAGCAGGTGATCGACATGCTGGCCCAGAAGTACGGGCGCACCCCCGAGGAGGCCCGGGGCATGGAGGCCAACGTCGCCGCCAACGCGCAGGCCGAAGGGCTCGGCTACCGCACCGAGGGCCGTGACCACGGCAACACCTTCGACATCCACCGGCTGCTGCACTTCGCCAAGGCGCGGGGGCGCCAGGACGAGCTGCTGAGCCTCGCCTACCGGGCGAACTTCGCCGAGGAGCGCTCGGTCTTCGACGACTCGGTGCTGGCCGACCTCGGTGTCGAGGCGGGTCTGGACGCCGAGGAGGTGCGTGCCGTGCTGGCCGACCCCGAGGCGTATGCCGACGACGTGCGCGCGGACGAGCGTGAGGCGGCCGAGTTCGGCGCCAACGCCGTGCCCTTCTTCGTGCTCGACCGCCGCTACGGGATCTCCGGCGGCCAGCCGTCCGAGGTCTTCGCGCAGGCGCTGGAGCAGGCGTGGAAGGACCGCGAGGTCAGCGCCCTCGTCCCGCTCGGTGAGGACGGCGTCGTCTGCGACACGGACGGTGCCTGCGAGGTCCCCGGTAGCGGCGCCCAGGTGTGA
- a CDS encoding mycothiol transferase, with the protein MTPETKGILQALREARRLLLITVLDATDAQLTERSTVSGLTLGGILNHLTRAELVWTHILTGAPGTPDGMWDTGQYQAPAGATATALRKAYEQAAGATDEAAVRTAPDQEVPLPETPWEPGVVRHWPVRRVLLHLLQETAQHTGHADIVREAIDGANSTARR; encoded by the coding sequence ATGACTCCAGAGACCAAGGGCATCCTCCAGGCACTGCGCGAGGCACGGCGGCTCCTGCTCATCACCGTGCTGGACGCCACCGACGCCCAGCTCACCGAGCGGTCCACGGTGAGCGGGCTGACGCTGGGCGGCATCCTGAACCACCTCACCCGGGCCGAACTGGTCTGGACGCACATCCTCACCGGGGCGCCCGGTACCCCGGACGGCATGTGGGACACGGGGCAGTACCAGGCGCCGGCAGGCGCCACGGCCACCGCTCTGCGCAAGGCCTACGAGCAGGCGGCGGGCGCCACCGACGAGGCGGCCGTGCGAACGGCCCCGGACCAGGAGGTCCCGCTGCCGGAGACGCCCTGGGAACCCGGTGTCGTACGCCACTGGCCGGTGCGGAGGGTGCTGTTGCACCTCCTCCAGGAGACGGCCCAGCACACCGGCCACGCGGACATCGTCCGGGAGGCGATCGACGGCGCGAACAGCACGGCACGGCGATAG